A window from Sinanaerobacter sp. ZZT-01 encodes these proteins:
- a CDS encoding LysR family transcriptional regulator: MGNSRDLYKENFSISFESYKVFYHVATLSSTTQAAEVLFLTQPAVSKSIHNLEAELGCSLFNRTQKGMVLTEEGKILYKYILNAYNSIMIGQKKLWQMINMENGIIRIGTDEMTVYFDLLPKLEAFNDKHPKIKMEVMSYNRQGLIRGIKDSEIDFGVVMLEDEKFENIEIHELNAVQYSFIVGPKYKEMIKKKWKLNEIVQYPIISLEKDMSARKHINDYFLANGLLFHPDIELTTTSLIVPFTERNLGIGIVAKHFAEDSIRQKRCYEINVSPAIPDRRACVLNGKKQSISLVAKQFLSDIFLD, translated from the coding sequence ATGGGCAATAGCAGAGACTTATATAAAGAAAACTTTTCAATTAGCTTTGAATCTTATAAGGTTTTTTATCATGTTGCGACTTTATCGAGTACGACACAAGCAGCAGAAGTTTTGTTTTTGACACAGCCTGCGGTCAGTAAATCCATTCATAATTTGGAAGCAGAACTGGGATGCAGCCTTTTTAACCGTACACAAAAAGGAATGGTGTTGACAGAAGAAGGTAAAATTTTATATAAATATATTTTAAATGCATATAACAGCATTATGATAGGTCAAAAAAAATTATGGCAGATGATTAATATGGAGAATGGGATCATTCGGATTGGTACTGATGAAATGACCGTATATTTTGATCTTTTACCGAAGTTAGAAGCATTTAATGACAAACATCCGAAAATAAAAATGGAAGTGATGAGCTACAATAGGCAGGGATTAATAAGAGGAATTAAGGATAGTGAAATTGATTTCGGCGTGGTCATGCTTGAAGACGAAAAATTTGAAAATATTGAAATTCATGAGTTAAATGCCGTACAATATAGTTTTATTGTCGGCCCAAAATATAAAGAAATGATAAAGAAAAAGTGGAAATTAAACGAAATTGTTCAGTATCCAATTATTTCTCTTGAGAAAGATATGAGTGCGAGAAAACATATTAATGATTATTTTCTTGCAAATGGATTGCTGTTTCATCCAGATATTGAGCTCACCACAACTTCTTTAATCGTACCTTTTACAGAACGGAATTTAGGAATTGGTATTGTAGCAAAACATTTCGCAGAAGACTCGATTAGGCAGAAAAGATGTTATGAAATCAACGTTTCTCCTGCAATTCCAGATCGCAGAGCCTGTGTATTAAATGGGAAAAAACAGTCGATTTCATTAGTTGCAAAACAGTTCCTGTCCGATATTTTTTTAGACTGA
- the infC gene encoding translation initiation factor IF-3, whose product MEVFGIKKNGLLINEEIKDKEIRLIDMDGTMLGIVPVSEGLELAAQRDLDLIKISANGVPPICKIADYNKTMYEQAKKKKEAKKNQKVVALKEVRLSVKIEEHDLNLKIKNASKFLSGGNKVKVSIRFKGRQQKYKEDGVGVLTRFADAISEVGDIEKAPSIEGRTMIMIVSPKKK is encoded by the coding sequence ATGGAGGTGTTTGGCATTAAAAAAAATGGATTGTTAATTAATGAGGAGATTAAGGACAAAGAAATTAGGCTGATTGATATGGACGGCACGATGTTGGGGATAGTACCTGTTTCGGAGGGCTTGGAATTGGCGGCACAAAGAGATTTGGACTTGATAAAAATTTCCGCGAATGGAGTTCCGCCTATCTGTAAAATAGCTGACTATAATAAGACTATGTATGAACAAGCTAAAAAAAAGAAAGAAGCAAAAAAAAATCAAAAGGTTGTAGCTTTAAAAGAAGTAAGACTTTCTGTTAAGATCGAAGAACATGACTTGAATCTTAAAATCAAGAATGCTTCTAAGTTTTTGTCGGGAGGCAATAAGGTAAAAGTAAGTATACGTTTTAAGGGAAGGCAGCAAAAATATAAAGAGGATGGAGTAGGAGTTCTTACAAGATTTGCGGATGCAATCAGTGAGGTTGGTGATATTGAGAAGGCCCCTTCCATCGAAGGAAGAACGATGATTATGATTGTAAGCCCGAAAAAGAAATGA
- the atpH gene encoding ATP synthase F1 subunit delta has translation MKRESDSYARALFDMGIEKKRIEESWNLYKETPELKKALSNPSVTKEEKHKVIDLLFPEPMRNFLKVLCDNGKIDLFKKIYESYEKMDMDSKNVLTAEMIYVTEPSAEQIADIKRKLVLKYNKDSVKLEMKQDASLVGGFILRVDDQEYDYSVNGRLARLYKKLAWR, from the coding sequence GTGAAAAGAGAGAGTGACAGCTATGCAAGAGCACTTTTTGATATGGGAATAGAAAAGAAGCGCATCGAAGAGAGCTGGAACTTATATAAAGAAACTCCGGAATTGAAGAAAGCGCTCAGCAATCCTTCTGTTACAAAAGAAGAAAAGCATAAAGTGATTGATTTGCTTTTTCCTGAACCCATGCGTAACTTTTTGAAAGTGCTTTGTGACAATGGGAAGATAGATCTTTTTAAAAAAATCTATGAGTCCTATGAAAAAATGGATATGGACAGTAAAAATGTTTTGACAGCAGAAATGATTTATGTAACAGAACCATCAGCAGAGCAGATTGCAGATATAAAACGAAAATTAGTGTTAAAATACAACAAGGACAGTGTAAAGTTGGAGATGAAGCAGGACGCATCGTTAGTCGGCGGATTTATCCTTAGGGTCGATGACCAGGAATATGACTATAGTGTCAATGGGCGGCTCGCTAGACTTTACAAGAAACTTGCATGGAGGTGA
- a CDS encoding zinc-ribbon domain-containing protein: protein MADKTITCKDCGADFIFNESEQAFYKEKGFENEPQRCPACRRERKQQRNRRPSGNRY, encoded by the coding sequence ATGGCTGACAAGACAATTACGTGTAAAGATTGCGGGGCAGACTTTATTTTTAATGAAAGTGAACAGGCATTCTATAAAGAGAAGGGATTTGAAAATGAACCCCAGAGATGTCCTGCTTGCAGAAGAGAAAGAAAACAACAAAGAAATAGAAGACCGAGTGGAAATAGATACTAA
- the atpC gene encoding ATP synthase F1 subunit epsilon, which translates to MGKTFDLKIVSSDRDFFEGKADMIILPAIDGSHGVMAEHESMVTAIQAGEVRFQSNGEWKTAALGDGFAEIMPDYVVVVADTAEWPEEIDVNRAEEARERAEERLRTKQALIEYHYTKAALSRAMTRLKVTKKVR; encoded by the coding sequence ATGGGAAAAACTTTTGATTTAAAAATTGTATCGAGTGATCGAGATTTTTTTGAAGGAAAGGCAGATATGATAATTCTGCCGGCTATTGACGGAAGCCATGGCGTGATGGCAGAGCACGAATCGATGGTAACAGCGATCCAGGCTGGCGAAGTGCGGTTTCAATCAAACGGAGAATGGAAAACCGCTGCATTGGGAGATGGATTTGCAGAAATTATGCCGGATTATGTTGTCGTAGTTGCAGATACAGCCGAATGGCCGGAAGAAATTGACGTAAACCGTGCAGAAGAGGCGAGAGAGCGTGCAGAGGAGCGTTTGAGAACCAAGCAGGCACTGATTGAATATCATTATACAAAAGCGGCCTTGTCCAGAGCTATGACTCGCTTGAAGGTCACAAAAAAAGTGAGATAA
- a CDS encoding sigma-54 interaction domain-containing protein: METDKVFKELFGHSDSILISDINGKVLYYEDYNDEINMVRYENAIGRSVFELYPFLKREDFTLFRAMDTKSVIANELQQFEVNGIAKKALNSAYPLINETGVIGGIVMSVELNNKPGRKKKIPFSSKYNFDDIMTQNKAFKASFEKLKMLSKGDSNILIYGETGTGKELIAHTIHANSKRKDKPFIIQNCAAIPSNLMESILFGSTRGSFTGAIDKAGLFEVAQGGTLFLDEINSMSLELQSKLLRSIETKSIRRVGESYERETDTRIVASTNEPLDKMVQRGQFRKDLFFRLNVASFSIPPLRERIDDIPLLCDTYINYSNARLNHHTTGINEEVLHLFSSYSWEGNVRELKNVIEYACTLKPSGTITLSDLPDYLLTKKTLKTIPVLNLSSPAELDCCKYLAPGTSLASQIENLEQIIVKNSFEKNRYSITKTAKELAISRQTLYNKLRKYKLL; encoded by the coding sequence GTGGAGACAGACAAAGTATTTAAGGAATTATTTGGTCATAGCGACTCAATACTCATCAGTGATATCAACGGCAAAGTATTATATTATGAAGATTATAACGATGAAATTAATATGGTGCGATATGAAAATGCCATCGGGCGCTCTGTATTTGAATTATATCCTTTTTTAAAAAGAGAAGATTTCACCTTGTTTCGGGCGATGGATACAAAAAGCGTCATTGCAAATGAGCTGCAGCAGTTTGAAGTGAATGGAATCGCTAAAAAGGCACTCAATTCCGCTTACCCTCTTATTAATGAAACAGGCGTAATCGGCGGAATTGTCATGTCTGTAGAATTAAATAATAAACCCGGGCGCAAAAAGAAAATCCCTTTTTCATCAAAATACAATTTTGATGATATCATGACTCAGAACAAAGCCTTTAAGGCTAGCTTTGAAAAACTTAAAATGCTATCCAAAGGAGACTCCAATATTCTAATTTACGGAGAAACCGGAACAGGTAAGGAATTAATCGCACACACAATTCATGCAAACAGTAAAAGAAAAGACAAGCCTTTTATTATACAAAATTGTGCGGCAATCCCCAGCAATCTAATGGAAAGTATTTTATTTGGTTCCACTAGGGGAAGCTTCACGGGAGCAATTGATAAAGCTGGACTGTTTGAAGTAGCACAAGGAGGGACATTATTTCTAGATGAAATCAACTCCATGTCTTTAGAATTGCAAAGCAAGCTCCTCCGTTCCATAGAAACAAAATCCATCCGGAGAGTCGGCGAATCCTACGAAAGAGAAACCGATACCAGAATTGTCGCTTCCACGAATGAACCTCTTGACAAAATGGTTCAAAGAGGTCAATTCAGAAAAGACCTTTTTTTCCGTTTGAATGTTGCCAGCTTTTCCATCCCTCCCCTTCGTGAGCGTATTGATGACATCCCCCTTCTTTGCGATACGTATATTAACTACTCCAATGCAAGGCTAAATCATCATACGACAGGCATCAATGAAGAAGTCTTACACTTGTTCAGCTCTTATTCCTGGGAAGGCAACGTAAGAGAACTGAAAAATGTCATTGAATATGCCTGTACACTTAAGCCTTCTGGCACGATTACTTTATCCGACCTTCCAGATTATCTTTTAACAAAGAAAACGCTTAAAACCATCCCCGTTTTGAATCTGTCTTCTCCAGCGGAACTTGACTGCTGTAAATATTTGGCTCCCGGCACTTCCTTAGCATCTCAGATAGAAAATCTAGAACAAATCATTGTTAAAAACTCTTTTGAAAAAAATCGCTACAGCATTACCAAAACAGCAAAAGAATTAGCAATATCCCGCCAAACTCTGTATAATAAATTACGTAAGTACAAATTATTATAA
- the atpG gene encoding ATP synthase F1 subunit gamma, producing MANMREIRLRMKSIQDTMKITNAMYLISSSKLKKARKVLDETMPYFMTLQKTIHDILLHSPDLSHAYFDNREVKAEEKKKRGYIVITADKGLAGGYNHNIIKLAEKEIEKDRNSILFAVGQVGRQYFQKKKEPMDEGFFFTNYNPTRYRARCIAEIVLDGFNQGEIDEVYVVYTRMVTPMRAEPVMVKLLPLSMGEFVSMEKEEYKHVAEYSPSPQEVMNHLVPNYIKGFIYGAMVEAFSAEQHARMTAMQSATDSAKDMIRDLSLLYNRARQASITQEINEVVSGAGTEDR from the coding sequence ATGGCAAATATGAGAGAAATACGGCTTCGTATGAAAAGTATTCAAGATACAATGAAAATCACAAATGCGATGTATTTAATTTCATCCTCCAAGTTAAAAAAGGCGAGAAAGGTACTTGATGAAACCATGCCTTATTTTATGACGCTTCAAAAGACCATTCATGACATTCTTCTGCACTCTCCGGATCTTTCGCATGCTTATTTTGATAATCGTGAAGTTAAAGCTGAGGAAAAGAAAAAAAGAGGCTACATTGTAATTACAGCAGATAAAGGGCTTGCCGGTGGATACAATCACAATATTATAAAATTAGCAGAGAAAGAGATTGAGAAGGACCGAAACAGCATTTTATTTGCGGTCGGACAGGTGGGAAGGCAATACTTTCAAAAGAAAAAGGAACCGATGGATGAGGGGTTTTTCTTTACAAATTACAATCCTACCAGATATCGTGCAAGGTGTATCGCGGAGATTGTTTTAGATGGATTTAATCAGGGAGAAATCGATGAGGTTTATGTGGTATATACAAGAATGGTAACACCGATGAGGGCAGAGCCGGTGATGGTTAAGCTTCTCCCGCTTTCTATGGGTGAGTTTGTTTCGATGGAAAAAGAAGAATACAAGCACGTTGCAGAATATTCTCCTTCACCGCAGGAGGTCATGAATCATTTGGTACCTAATTATATCAAAGGATTTATTTATGGAGCGATGGTGGAAGCATTTTCTGCGGAACAGCATGCAAGAATGACTGCAATGCAGTCAGCAACCGATAGTGCAAAAGATATGATTCGAGATTTATCTTTACTGTATAACCGTGCCAGACAGGCAAGCATTACACAAGAAATCAATGAGGTCGTCAGTGGTGCAGGAACGGAGGATAGATAG
- a CDS encoding DJ-1 family glyoxalase III, which yields MCVYVHLANGFEEIEAITVVDVLRRASVAVQTVSIGKEKMVTGAHGIRVEADLLFQDADYRLCEMLVFPGGMPGTLNLKEHSGLKEKVIAFNENKKWIAAICAAPMILGELGILKDREAVIYPGMEKHLIGAKITAQRVVQAEHIITAKGPGTAMEFALKLVELLTDEETKQSLKEDMVI from the coding sequence ATGTGTGTTTATGTACATTTAGCAAATGGATTTGAAGAAATTGAAGCGATAACAGTTGTAGACGTTTTAAGAAGAGCTTCTGTTGCGGTTCAGACTGTATCTATTGGTAAAGAAAAAATGGTTACCGGTGCACATGGCATTCGTGTGGAAGCAGATTTGCTTTTTCAAGATGCAGATTATCGATTATGCGAGATGCTTGTCTTTCCAGGGGGAATGCCGGGAACTTTAAACTTGAAAGAACACAGCGGCCTGAAAGAAAAGGTGATCGCTTTTAATGAAAATAAAAAGTGGATTGCTGCTATCTGTGCAGCACCGATGATTTTGGGCGAGTTGGGTATTTTAAAAGATAGAGAGGCCGTTATATATCCGGGAATGGAAAAACATTTAATTGGTGCAAAAATAACGGCGCAGCGTGTAGTACAGGCAGAACATATCATTACGGCAAAAGGTCCCGGAACAGCGATGGAATTCGCATTAAAGCTTGTAGAGCTTTTAACAGATGAAGAAACCAAACAGAGTTTGAAAGAGGATATGGTCATATAA
- the atpE gene encoding ATP synthase F0 subunit C encodes MTTLIAVGAGLAVLAGLGAGLGIGIATSKAVDAIARQPEAENKIRNTLILGCALAEATAIYGFVVAIMIIIFLR; translated from the coding sequence ATGACAACATTAATTGCAGTTGGAGCAGGTCTTGCAGTATTAGCAGGTTTGGGAGCTGGGCTTGGTATCGGTATTGCCACATCAAAAGCTGTGGACGCAATCGCAAGGCAGCCGGAAGCAGAAAATAAAATTAGAAACACCCTGATTTTAGGCTGTGCACTTGCAGAAGCTACTGCGATTTACGGTTTTGTAGTGGCAATTATGATTATTATTTTCCTAAGGTAA
- the atpD gene encoding F0F1 ATP synthase subunit beta, which yields MKQGKIVQVLGPVVDVEFDTDQLPFIKDALCVTVDRDEKVMEAAQYMGNHVVRCIMLSASEGLAKGMEVTAMDSCIQVPVGKQVLGRMFNVLGKTIDGKEEFTANAKWPIHRTPPAFEDQSPVVEVLETGIKVIDLLAPYAKGGKIGLFGGAGVGKTVLIQELIHNIATEHGGYSIFTGVGERSREGNDLWTEMTESGVINKTALVFGQMNEPPGSRMRVAQTGLTMAEYFRDEEHQNVLLFIDNIFRYVQAGSEVSALLGRMPSAVGYQPTLANEVGELQERITSTKNGSITSVQAVYVPADDLTDPAPATTFAHLDATTVLSRKIVEQGIYPAVDPLESTSRILEPDVVGEEHYQVARKTQELLQRYKELQDIIAILGMEELAEEDKLSVYRARKIQKYLSQPFSVAENFTGMSGKYVPLKETIRGFKAIINGEMDAYPESAFLMAGSIEDVIEKTKAMGLKKSEAVESEA from the coding sequence ATGAAACAAGGAAAGATTGTTCAGGTTTTAGGACCGGTAGTTGACGTGGAATTTGATACAGATCAACTTCCTTTTATAAAGGATGCACTTTGCGTTACAGTTGACAGGGATGAAAAAGTGATGGAAGCAGCACAGTATATGGGAAATCATGTGGTGCGCTGTATTATGCTTTCGGCGAGTGAAGGACTGGCGAAGGGAATGGAAGTCACTGCGATGGATTCCTGCATTCAGGTTCCGGTTGGCAAACAGGTACTAGGCAGAATGTTTAATGTTTTGGGAAAAACGATTGATGGGAAAGAGGAATTTACGGCTAATGCAAAATGGCCGATTCATAGAACTCCGCCGGCATTTGAGGATCAAAGTCCGGTTGTAGAGGTGTTAGAGACAGGAATCAAGGTGATTGACCTTCTTGCACCTTATGCGAAGGGCGGAAAAATTGGATTATTCGGAGGGGCCGGAGTTGGCAAAACCGTATTGATTCAAGAATTGATTCACAATATTGCGACTGAGCATGGGGGTTACTCTATTTTTACGGGAGTTGGCGAACGCTCTAGAGAGGGAAATGACTTATGGACTGAAATGACAGAGTCCGGCGTCATCAATAAGACGGCACTTGTGTTTGGACAGATGAATGAGCCGCCGGGTTCTCGTATGCGTGTGGCACAGACTGGATTGACTATGGCGGAATATTTCAGGGATGAAGAGCATCAAAATGTACTTTTATTTATTGACAATATTTTTCGCTATGTTCAGGCAGGTTCTGAGGTTTCCGCTCTACTGGGACGTATGCCGTCTGCGGTCGGGTATCAGCCAACGCTTGCTAATGAAGTCGGAGAGCTGCAGGAGCGAATTACGTCTACAAAAAACGGTTCGATCACTTCTGTACAGGCGGTCTATGTTCCTGCAGATGATTTGACGGACCCGGCTCCGGCAACGACATTCGCACATTTGGATGCAACGACAGTGCTTTCCAGAAAGATTGTGGAACAGGGCATTTATCCGGCAGTCGACCCGCTGGAATCCACTTCTCGCATTTTAGAGCCGGATGTGGTAGGTGAAGAACATTATCAGGTGGCAAGAAAAACGCAGGAATTGCTTCAAAGATATAAGGAACTGCAGGATATCATTGCAATACTAGGGATGGAGGAATTAGCAGAGGAGGACAAATTGTCCGTATATCGTGCAAGAAAGATACAAAAATATTTATCTCAGCCTTTTTCTGTCGCAGAAAATTTTACTGGAATGAGCGGAAAATATGTTCCTTTAAAAGAAACGATCCGAGGCTTTAAGGCTATTATTAATGGAGAAATGGATGCGTATCCAGAAAGTGCGTTTCTCATGGCAGGATCCATTGAGGATGTGATTGAAAAAACAAAAGCAATGGGATTAAAGAAATCCGAGGCAGTCGAAAGTGAGGCATAA
- the atpA gene encoding F0F1 ATP synthase subunit alpha: MEVKDLGNLCAEEILSVLKNEIEHYEDKSQMQEVGTVIRAGDGIATVYGLSRAMYGGLVEFDTGVKGIVQSLEEKTVGIVLLGSEHGIIEGSKVKRTGERASVGVGEELIGRVVDALGNPIDGKGKIKTTEKRPIENPAPGVVERKSVSVPMATGILAIDSMFPIGRGQRELIIGDRQTGKTSIAIDTILNQKGKDVVCIYVAIGQKSSTVAQIVNTLSKYDAMEYSIVVSASASELAPLQYIAPYAGTAIAEYFMYQGKDALIIYDDLSKHAVAYRAMSLLLKRPPGREAYPGDVFYLHSRLLERSSRLDEEHGGGSITALPIIETLAGDVSAYIPTNVISITDGQIFLESELFFSGVRPAVNVGLSVSRVGGAAQTKAMKKASGNLRIDLAQYREMEIFTQFSSDLDASTKEQLDHGSRLIEMLKQPLNQPMSLHAMVFSLCAANQKLLLDVPLKEIKEFQSRMLAYMEKEHETLIQKIEQEKVLTEDMIEEIITGIKKFKSR; the protein is encoded by the coding sequence ATGGAGGTGAAAGATTTGGGCAATCTTTGTGCGGAAGAAATTCTTTCAGTATTAAAGAATGAAATTGAACATTATGAAGATAAATCGCAGATGCAGGAAGTGGGTACGGTTATTCGTGCAGGAGATGGTATTGCGACTGTTTACGGACTTTCACGTGCAATGTATGGTGGACTGGTAGAGTTTGATACCGGTGTGAAAGGCATTGTTCAAAGTTTGGAAGAAAAAACAGTTGGCATTGTGCTGCTTGGCTCCGAGCATGGGATTATAGAAGGTTCAAAGGTGAAACGTACCGGTGAAAGAGCGTCTGTCGGAGTTGGAGAAGAGTTAATTGGACGCGTTGTGGATGCGCTTGGAAATCCGATTGATGGAAAAGGTAAAATTAAGACGACAGAAAAGCGGCCGATTGAGAATCCGGCACCCGGAGTTGTGGAACGTAAATCCGTTTCTGTGCCTATGGCAACCGGAATTTTAGCCATTGATTCCATGTTTCCGATTGGAAGAGGACAACGTGAGCTGATTATTGGAGATCGACAAACCGGCAAAACATCCATTGCAATCGATACGATTTTGAACCAAAAAGGAAAAGATGTGGTTTGCATTTATGTTGCAATCGGTCAGAAATCATCGACTGTTGCGCAGATTGTGAATACCCTTTCCAAGTATGATGCAATGGAATACTCCATCGTCGTTTCTGCATCCGCAAGTGAACTTGCACCGTTGCAATACATTGCGCCTTATGCAGGCACTGCAATAGCAGAATATTTTATGTATCAGGGGAAAGATGCCCTGATTATCTATGACGATTTGTCTAAGCATGCGGTCGCATATCGTGCGATGTCACTGCTACTGAAGCGTCCGCCCGGAAGAGAAGCTTACCCAGGCGATGTATTTTATTTACATTCCAGATTGTTAGAACGTTCAAGTCGTTTGGATGAAGAACATGGAGGCGGTTCAATTACCGCATTACCGATTATTGAAACTTTGGCTGGCGATGTTTCTGCTTATATTCCGACCAATGTAATCTCTATCACGGATGGGCAGATTTTTTTAGAAAGTGAATTGTTCTTTTCCGGCGTAAGGCCTGCGGTTAACGTGGGGCTTTCGGTATCTCGTGTAGGCGGAGCAGCGCAGACAAAAGCAATGAAAAAGGCTTCGGGTAATTTACGTATTGATTTGGCACAATATAGAGAAATGGAAATATTCACACAGTTCAGTTCTGATCTAGATGCATCGACGAAAGAACAGTTAGATCATGGGAGTCGCTTGATTGAAATGTTAAAGCAGCCTTTGAATCAGCCGATGAGTCTTCATGCAATGGTGTTTTCTCTTTGTGCGGCTAATCAGAAACTTCTGTTGGATGTGCCTCTAAAAGAAATCAAAGAATTTCAAAGCAGGATGCTGGCTTATATGGAAAAAGAACATGAAACATTAATACAAAAAATAGAACAGGAAAAAGTTCTGACCGAAGATATGATTGAAGAGATTATAACTGGTATCAAAAAATTCAAAAGTAGGTGA
- a CDS encoding F0F1 ATP synthase subunit A: MDTLSEELIRRLNTEVCFEIPIFGGIPIYQSVVATWGIMAFLVVGSVFLVRNLSVVPGKKQLALEIVVGGFLKMFSETLGETGKQYAPYLTTVLLYLGIANLTGVIDVAPPTKDLNVTAALALISIVLVEYAGIRARGIKGWAKSFAEPMPIIAPIKIMEVFMRPLSLCMRMFGNILGSFVVMELLMLVVPVIIPVPFSLYFDFFDGLVQAYVFVFLTSLFIREAVEKEE, from the coding sequence TTGGATACACTATCAGAGGAGTTGATACGCAGATTAAATACGGAAGTTTGTTTTGAAATCCCTATTTTTGGTGGCATACCCATTTACCAAAGCGTGGTTGCTACATGGGGAATTATGGCTTTTTTAGTTGTAGGTTCTGTTTTTTTGGTTCGAAATTTAAGTGTTGTTCCGGGCAAAAAACAGCTTGCTTTGGAAATTGTGGTCGGCGGATTCTTAAAAATGTTCAGTGAAACTTTAGGAGAAACTGGAAAACAGTATGCTCCTTATTTGACAACTGTATTACTCTATTTAGGAATTGCGAATTTGACCGGAGTAATTGATGTGGCACCACCAACAAAGGATTTGAATGTGACAGCGGCTTTAGCCCTGATCAGCATTGTTTTGGTTGAGTATGCGGGAATTCGAGCAAGAGGGATAAAAGGGTGGGCTAAAAGCTTTGCGGAACCGATGCCAATTATTGCACCCATTAAGATTATGGAAGTTTTTATGAGACCTTTGTCGCTCTGCATGCGAATGTTTGGAAATATTTTAGGAAGCTTCGTTGTGATGGAGCTGTTGATGCTTGTTGTTCCGGTAATTATTCCGGTTCCATTCAGTCTGTATTTTGATTTTTTTGATGGACTTGTGCAAGCGTATGTATTTGTGTTTTTAACCTCTTTATTTATAAGAGAAGCAGTTGAAAAAGAAGAATAA
- the atpF gene encoding F0F1 ATP synthase subunit B: MTGLNWSFIFTVINLIVLYALMQKFLYRPISNIMEQREKLIQNQLNSAKDTEKEAFELKDKYENSLLNAQKEADSIINHSKIRAQEEYDLILQNANAAAEQVMKETTKTIEIEREKTMQSISDEIAALTVSAAEKVIGKQGNGAFDQNMINEFLKEEGAFSEKRE; this comes from the coding sequence ATGACAGGATTAAATTGGAGCTTTATTTTTACCGTGATTAATTTGATCGTTCTTTATGCTTTGATGCAGAAATTTTTATATCGCCCTATTTCAAATATTATGGAGCAGAGAGAAAAATTAATTCAGAATCAATTAAATTCGGCTAAAGATACAGAAAAAGAAGCATTTGAATTAAAAGATAAATATGAGAATTCTTTATTAAATGCACAAAAAGAGGCAGATTCGATCATCAATCATTCGAAGATTCGTGCACAAGAAGAGTATGATTTGATATTGCAGAATGCAAATGCTGCGGCAGAACAGGTAATGAAAGAGACCACAAAAACCATCGAAATTGAACGGGAAAAAACGATGCAGAGTATTTCTGATGAAATTGCGGCCTTGACTGTTTCGGCTGCTGAAAAGGTGATCGGAAAACAAGGAAACGGTGCTTTCGACCAAAACATGATAAATGAATTTTTAAAAGAAGAAGGTGCTTTCAGTGAAAAGAGAGAGTGA